In Vibrio marisflavi CECT 7928, the following are encoded in one genomic region:
- the fadR gene encoding fatty acid metabolism transcriptional regulator FadR, whose protein sequence is MVIKAKSPAGFAEKYIIESIWNGRFPPGSILPAERELSELIGVTRTTLREVLQRLARDGWLTIRHGKPTKVNEFMETSGLHILDTLMTLDADNATAIVEDLLAARANISPIFMRYAFKVNKESSERTISNVIESCEALLNAESWDAFMEASPYAEKISQYIGDDGEKDPEVRQATLIAKTFNFYDYMLFQRLAFHSGNQIYGLIFNGLKKLYDRVGSYYFSNETARSLAMNFYRELLDVCRSGERDKLPLVVRHYGLESSQIWNKMKTTLPTNFTEDEH, encoded by the coding sequence ATGGTCATTAAGGCAAAAAGTCCGGCTGGATTTGCAGAAAAGTATATTATCGAAAGCATATGGAATGGTCGCTTTCCACCAGGTTCAATCTTACCAGCTGAACGAGAGCTTTCTGAACTAATTGGTGTCACTCGCACAACGTTGCGCGAAGTCCTGCAAAGATTAGCTAGAGACGGTTGGCTAACTATTCGTCATGGGAAACCGACAAAAGTTAATGAGTTTATGGAAACGTCTGGACTCCATATCCTAGACACGCTCATGACTCTGGATGCAGATAATGCAACTGCGATAGTGGAAGACTTGCTAGCAGCTCGCGCGAATATCAGCCCGATCTTTATGCGTTACGCCTTCAAAGTGAACAAAGAGAGTTCAGAGCGTACGATATCTAATGTGATTGAGTCTTGTGAAGCACTACTGAATGCTGAATCTTGGGATGCTTTTATGGAAGCGTCACCATATGCTGAAAAGATATCTCAGTATATTGGCGATGATGGTGAAAAAGACCCGGAAGTTCGTCAGGCAACGCTAATCGCGAAAACCTTTAACTTTTACGACTATATGCTTTTCCAACGTTTGGCTTTCCACTCAGGAAATCAAATCTATGGCTTAATTTTTAATGGCCTGAAAAAGTTATATGACAGGGTTGGAAGCTATTACTTCTCGAATGAAACAGCGCGTTCTTTAGCAATGAACTTTTACCGTGAGCTTCTTGATGTTTGCCGCTCTGGTGAAAGGGATAAACTACCTTTAGTTGTGCGCCATTATGGTCTTGAAAGCTCGCAGATCTGGAACAAAATGAAAACTACATTACCAACAAACTTTACCGAAGATGAACACTAG
- the nhaB gene encoding Na(+)/H(+) antiporter NhaB encodes MPMSFGNAFVKNFLGNSPTWYKAAIVAFLVINPIVFHFNPFVAGWLLVVEFIFTLAMALKCYPLQPGGLLAIEAIAIGMTSPEQVKHELVSNIEVLLLLIFMVAGIYFMKQLLLFIFTKILLGIRSKVLLSLSFCFVSAFLSAFLDALTVIAVVISVAVGFYAIYHKVASGKGTNSSHDHTQDEHLCSLSRDDLERYRAFLRSLLMHAGIGTALGGVMTMVGEPQNLIIADQAGWQFGDFIIRMAPITVPVFIFGLITCALVEKFKVFGYGAELPDNVRKILVDFDKAEKQSRTKQDVVKLYVQGIIAVWLMIGLAFHLAAVGLIGLSVIILATSFTGVVEEHQIGRAFEEALPFTALLAVFFSIVAVIIDQHLFGPVIDAVLNVKNESTQLALFYVANGLLSMVSDNVFVGTVYILEVKDALAQGLISREQFDLLAVAINTGTNLPSVATPNGQAAFLFLLTSTLAPLIRLSYGRMVLMALPYTIVLSLVGLFGIMFFIEPMTAYFHQMHWITDSAVQAVGAVKATSH; translated from the coding sequence ATGCCGATGTCATTCGGAAACGCTTTTGTCAAAAACTTTCTTGGCAATTCACCAACTTGGTACAAAGCGGCAATTGTTGCTTTTTTAGTCATCAACCCTATCGTATTTCATTTCAACCCATTTGTTGCCGGTTGGCTGCTTGTCGTTGAGTTTATCTTTACTCTCGCTATGGCACTGAAGTGCTACCCTCTGCAACCAGGTGGCTTGTTAGCCATTGAAGCGATTGCTATTGGAATGACTAGCCCAGAACAAGTTAAACATGAATTAGTGAGTAACATCGAAGTTCTATTGCTACTGATCTTTATGGTCGCTGGCATCTACTTTATGAAGCAACTACTTCTTTTCATCTTTACCAAAATATTGCTTGGTATACGCTCAAAAGTTCTCCTTTCACTTTCATTCTGCTTTGTCTCAGCATTTCTATCGGCATTTTTAGATGCTTTAACGGTGATTGCGGTTGTTATCAGCGTCGCGGTCGGCTTCTACGCGATATACCATAAGGTCGCTTCAGGGAAAGGAACCAACTCTTCTCATGACCATACCCAAGACGAACATCTGTGCTCATTGTCACGTGACGACTTGGAGCGCTATCGAGCATTTCTTCGTTCGTTATTAATGCACGCTGGTATTGGTACTGCTCTAGGTGGCGTAATGACCATGGTTGGTGAGCCTCAGAACCTGATCATCGCCGACCAAGCGGGCTGGCAGTTCGGTGACTTCATCATCCGTATGGCTCCAATTACGGTTCCGGTATTCATTTTCGGACTTATCACTTGTGCTCTAGTAGAGAAGTTCAAAGTATTTGGTTACGGCGCTGAACTACCAGACAACGTGCGAAAAATTCTAGTCGATTTCGACAAAGCTGAAAAACAATCCCGAACCAAACAAGATGTAGTCAAGCTGTATGTTCAGGGCATAATCGCAGTTTGGTTAATGATTGGGTTAGCATTCCACTTAGCCGCTGTAGGCCTAATTGGTTTGTCTGTGATTATCCTGGCTACCTCTTTCACAGGTGTAGTTGAAGAGCATCAAATCGGCCGTGCGTTTGAAGAAGCACTGCCATTTACCGCCCTATTAGCCGTATTCTTCTCGATAGTCGCGGTAATCATTGATCAACATCTATTTGGCCCAGTGATCGACGCTGTTCTAAACGTCAAAAATGAAAGTACACAGTTAGCACTGTTTTATGTCGCCAACGGACTACTTTCGATGGTGTCCGACAATGTGTTTGTTGGGACCGTATATATTCTTGAAGTAAAGGATGCTTTAGCCCAAGGGCTTATTTCACGTGAGCAATTTGATTTGTTGGCAGTAGCTATTAACACTGGTACTAATCTACCTTCAGTTGCAACACCAAACGGCCAAGCAGCGTTCTTGTTCTTGCTGACTTCAACACTTGCTCCATTAATCCGACTATCGTATGGCCGAATGGTGTTGATGGCTCTACCCTATACGATTGTCCTTTCACTTGTCGGTTTATTTGGCATCATGTTCTTTATTGAACCAATGACAGCCTATTTCCACCAAATGCACTGGATTACAGACAGTGCAGTTCAAGCTGTCGGGGCCGTAAAAGCTACTAGTCACTAG
- the dsbB gene encoding disulfide bond formation protein DsbB, which translates to MSLLLSIKQFSKRRLSWSLLLLFTLFFEGSALFFQHVMHLDPCVMCVYERVSMLGIIIGALIGLINPKHFTFFWMGMVIWAASSAKGLSLAIEHVSIQLHPSIFNTCSLVPEFPSWLQLNQWFPWIFSASGECSKISWQFLTLSMPQWLIVIFAGNLIAIAIIFLSQFAKKSELSLR; encoded by the coding sequence GTGAGTTTACTACTATCAATAAAACAATTTTCAAAACGTCGCTTGTCCTGGTCTCTACTACTACTTTTTACACTATTTTTCGAAGGTAGCGCGCTATTCTTCCAGCATGTCATGCACCTAGACCCATGTGTCATGTGTGTCTATGAGCGTGTATCTATGCTCGGAATCATCATTGGCGCTCTGATTGGTTTAATAAACCCTAAGCATTTCACCTTTTTCTGGATGGGTATGGTTATATGGGCAGCCAGCTCAGCTAAAGGGCTTTCACTCGCGATCGAGCATGTGAGTATTCAATTGCATCCAAGCATATTCAATACATGTAGCCTAGTTCCTGAATTCCCAAGCTGGCTTCAACTTAATCAGTGGTTTCCTTGGATATTCTCTGCAAGTGGAGAGTGCTCAAAAATATCTTGGCAATTCTTAACCCTTTCAATGCCACAATGGTTGATTGTCATCTTTGCCGGCAACCTCATTGCTATTGCAATTATTTTCCTTAGCCAATTTGCTAAGAAATCCGAGTTAAGCCTCCGATAA
- a CDS encoding DNA translocase FtsK, whose product MFKESKNKVETIVKTGEVPRPFRLNGSQRLKECGLILAVLVSMLLFVALITFSPADPSWSQTAWGMHINNAGGFVGAYVADTLFFTFGVLAYLVPFLLVISSWVYYRKKDSGEPIDFMLWGTRVLGLVILISTSCGLADINANDIWYFSSGGVIGDVLTNLALPTLNVLGTTLVFLFLWGAGFTLLTGISWLRVVEWLGEKAISALTSLFNRARGEKDELIQPTSFAAKDDLLIESSKPQEKVVENEAIEEAQISDPLMETKSIKRKFNIHVPEKSKQERKEPVPNFLKTGTDAVSEEFTLADSDIETQRQDLNATIEELERAAASQDGLSVVDNSLNEPIASVHEEVTSEPFAEKESVVVQDTPWNIDTDPVDPVIDTEQFEQVFDDFESDEAHQQPVISSFDIDDEVEEKVAENIDQDVQAFQDMVADAKVTAKEKHNPFLVQKETDLPVPEEPMPTLELLYHPEKRENFIDREALENIARLVEAKLADYKIQAEVVDIFPGPVITRFELDLAPGVKVSRISSLSMDLARSLSAMAVRVVEVIPGKPYVGLELPNMSRQTVYFSDVVGSPQFENASSPTTVVLGQDIAGDAVVADLSKMPHVLVAGTTGSGKSVGVNVMILSMLYKATPEEVRFIMIDPKMLELSVYEGIPHLLSEVVTDMKDASNALRWCVGEMERRYKLMSALGVRNIKGFNDKLKMAAAAGHPIHDPLWKEGDSMDQEAPLLTNLPYIVVIVDEFADLMMVVGKKVEELIARLAQKARAAGIHLILATQRPSVDVITGLIKANIPTRVAFTVSTKTDSRTILDQGGAESLLGMGDMLYLPPGSSHTTRVHGAFASDDDVHAVVNNWKARGKPEYIEEITSGDQSPETLLPGEKMETDEEMDPLFDQVVEHVVETRRGSVSGVQRRFKIGYNRAARIVEQLEAQGIVSAPGHNGNREVLAPAPGRDMN is encoded by the coding sequence ATGTTCAAAGAGAGCAAGAATAAAGTCGAAACTATCGTTAAAACGGGTGAAGTGCCTCGTCCTTTCCGTTTAAACGGTTCGCAACGCCTCAAAGAGTGCGGGTTAATCCTAGCCGTACTTGTCTCCATGTTGCTATTTGTGGCGCTTATCACTTTCAGCCCAGCTGATCCTTCATGGTCCCAAACTGCGTGGGGCATGCATATCAATAATGCTGGTGGTTTCGTCGGAGCTTATGTCGCAGATACACTCTTTTTCACATTTGGAGTGCTAGCTTATTTAGTGCCTTTCTTATTGGTAATTTCTTCGTGGGTTTACTATCGGAAGAAAGACAGTGGCGAGCCCATTGATTTTATGCTTTGGGGCACCCGCGTTTTAGGCTTGGTGATTCTTATCTCAACTAGCTGTGGTTTAGCTGATATTAACGCGAATGATATTTGGTACTTTTCCTCTGGTGGTGTAATAGGGGATGTGCTTACTAACCTTGCTCTGCCAACACTAAACGTGTTGGGGACAACGCTCGTTTTCCTATTTTTGTGGGGAGCGGGTTTTACTCTTCTTACTGGTATTTCATGGTTAAGAGTTGTGGAGTGGTTGGGTGAAAAAGCAATCAGTGCTTTAACCTCATTGTTCAATCGTGCTCGCGGTGAGAAAGATGAGCTTATTCAACCAACAAGCTTTGCGGCAAAAGATGATCTACTGATAGAGTCGTCAAAACCTCAGGAAAAAGTTGTTGAAAATGAAGCTATTGAGGAGGCGCAAATTAGCGACCCTCTAATGGAAACTAAGTCCATTAAGCGTAAGTTCAATATACATGTCCCAGAGAAATCGAAGCAAGAGCGCAAAGAGCCAGTGCCAAACTTCCTTAAAACGGGTACCGATGCAGTTTCTGAAGAATTCACGCTCGCAGACTCAGACATAGAGACTCAAAGGCAAGATTTAAACGCTACTATTGAAGAGCTAGAACGCGCAGCGGCAAGTCAGGATGGGCTTTCGGTTGTTGATAACTCTTTAAATGAACCGATAGCTTCAGTACATGAAGAGGTTACTTCTGAGCCTTTTGCTGAAAAGGAGTCTGTGGTTGTTCAGGACACCCCATGGAATATTGACACTGACCCAGTTGATCCGGTTATAGATACTGAGCAGTTTGAACAGGTTTTTGATGACTTCGAATCTGATGAAGCGCACCAGCAACCGGTCATTTCTTCTTTTGATATTGATGACGAAGTAGAAGAGAAGGTTGCTGAAAATATCGATCAAGATGTGCAAGCATTTCAAGATATGGTTGCTGATGCGAAGGTGACAGCAAAAGAAAAACACAACCCATTCTTGGTGCAAAAAGAAACAGACTTACCAGTGCCAGAAGAGCCGATGCCAACGTTAGAGCTACTTTATCATCCTGAAAAGAGAGAAAACTTTATTGATAGAGAAGCGCTAGAAAACATCGCTCGTTTGGTTGAAGCTAAATTGGCTGATTACAAAATTCAGGCTGAGGTCGTCGATATATTCCCCGGTCCAGTAATTACTCGATTCGAGCTCGATTTGGCTCCTGGCGTTAAGGTTAGCCGTATTTCTAGTCTCTCTATGGATTTGGCTCGCTCTCTCTCTGCAATGGCAGTACGAGTGGTTGAGGTTATTCCGGGCAAACCTTATGTTGGCTTAGAGCTACCAAATATGAGCCGCCAGACCGTTTATTTCTCGGATGTAGTGGGAAGCCCTCAATTTGAGAATGCGAGCTCTCCAACAACGGTCGTTCTTGGGCAAGATATCGCCGGAGATGCGGTAGTCGCGGACCTGTCTAAAATGCCTCATGTGTTGGTTGCGGGTACTACGGGTTCAGGTAAGTCGGTTGGAGTGAACGTGATGATCTTGAGTATGCTTTATAAAGCGACTCCAGAAGAAGTTCGTTTCATCATGATTGACCCGAAAATGCTTGAACTATCTGTTTACGAAGGCATTCCTCATTTACTTTCTGAAGTTGTCACTGACATGAAAGATGCGTCCAATGCGTTGCGTTGGTGTGTTGGAGAAATGGAACGTCGCTATAAATTAATGTCAGCTCTTGGGGTCAGAAACATTAAAGGTTTCAACGATAAACTCAAGATGGCTGCTGCGGCAGGACACCCGATTCATGACCCGTTATGGAAAGAGGGTGACAGCATGGATCAGGAAGCGCCTTTGCTCACCAATCTTCCTTACATAGTAGTTATTGTTGATGAGTTTGCTGACTTGATGATGGTCGTTGGTAAAAAGGTGGAAGAGCTCATTGCTCGACTTGCACAAAAAGCACGTGCAGCGGGTATTCACCTGATCTTAGCAACACAAAGGCCTTCTGTTGATGTGATTACTGGTTTGATTAAAGCCAACATACCAACTCGTGTTGCCTTTACTGTATCAACGAAAACTGACTCTAGAACGATACTGGATCAGGGTGGTGCTGAGTCTTTGCTTGGCATGGGTGATATGTTGTATTTGCCACCAGGCTCAAGTCATACAACTCGTGTTCATGGGGCGTTCGCATCAGATGACGATGTGCATGCGGTCGTAAACAACTGGAAAGCGCGTGGCAAGCCTGAGTATATCGAAGAAATTACAAGTGGCGACCAATCTCCAGAAACACTGCTTCCAGGCGAAAAAATGGAAACTGATGAAGAGATGGATCCACTATTTGATCAGGTGGTGGAGCATGTTGTGGAAACTCGCCGAGGTTCTGTTTCAGGTGTGCAGCGTCGCTTTAAGATTGGTTACAACCGAGCAGCGAGAATCGTAGAGCAACTTGAAGCACAAGGTATCGTGAGTGCACCGGGCCATAACGGAAATCGAGAAGTACTCGCTCCTGCACCGGGTAGAGATATGAACTAA
- the lrp gene encoding leucine-responsive transcriptional regulator Lrp yields MVDNYKKPSKDLDRIDRNILNELQKDGRISNVELSKRVGLSPTPCLERVRRLERQGYILGYTALLNPQYLDASLLVFVEITLNRGAPDVFEQFNTAVQKLDDIQECHLVSGDFDYLLKTRVSDMSAYRKLLGDTLLRLPGVNDTRTYVVMEEVKQTNHLVIKTR; encoded by the coding sequence ATGGTAGACAACTATAAAAAGCCGTCTAAAGATCTCGACCGAATCGATCGCAATATTCTTAATGAATTGCAAAAGGATGGTCGTATATCTAACGTTGAATTGTCGAAGCGAGTCGGTTTGTCTCCAACCCCGTGTCTAGAGCGGGTACGTCGACTAGAGCGTCAAGGTTACATATTGGGTTATACAGCGCTACTCAACCCACAATACCTTGATGCTTCTCTATTGGTATTTGTTGAAATTACGTTAAATCGTGGTGCACCGGATGTCTTCGAACAATTTAATACAGCCGTTCAAAAATTAGATGATATCCAAGAGTGCCACTTAGTTTCTGGTGATTTTGACTACTTGTTGAAGACCCGAGTGTCAGATATGAGTGCGTATCGAAAATTGCTTGGGGATACCTTGCTACGTTTACCTGGTGTCAATGACACCCGAACCTACGTTGTAATGGAAGAAGTTAAGCAGACCAATCATTTAGTCATCAAAACTCGTTAG
- the ald gene encoding alanine dehydrogenase has product MIIGVPKEIKNHEYRVGMIPASVRELISLGHQVYVETKAGSGIGFSDDDYISVGASILPTASDVFAKADMIVKVKEPQAVERAMLREGQILFTYLHLAPDLPQTEDLIKSKAVCIAYETVTDNMGRLPLLAPMSEVAGRMSIQAGAQTLEKSHGGRGLLLGGVPGVEPAKVVIVGGGVVGANAARMAVGLRADVTILDRNLDTLRKLDEEFQGQAKVVYSTEDAIEKHVLAADLVVGAVLIPGAAAPKLITKDHIKRMKTGSAVVDVAIDQGGCFETSHATTHAEPTYIVDDVVHYCVANMPGAVARTSTFALNNATLPYIIKLANQGYREALLSDNGFLEGLNVIHGKVTCKEVAESFNLEYVDAEKAIAMFN; this is encoded by the coding sequence ATGATCATTGGCGTACCAAAGGAAATCAAAAACCACGAGTACCGTGTTGGAATGATCCCCGCAAGCGTGAGAGAACTAATCTCTCTTGGCCACCAAGTCTACGTAGAAACCAAAGCCGGTTCGGGCATTGGCTTTTCAGATGATGATTACATATCTGTAGGTGCATCCATTCTTCCTACCGCGTCTGACGTATTCGCCAAAGCGGATATGATTGTAAAAGTTAAAGAACCGCAAGCTGTTGAGCGCGCTATGCTTCGCGAAGGGCAAATTTTATTCACTTATTTGCACCTAGCACCAGATCTTCCACAAACAGAAGACCTAATTAAAAGCAAAGCTGTCTGTATAGCCTATGAGACTGTAACAGATAATATGGGAAGATTGCCACTTTTAGCACCAATGTCTGAGGTTGCTGGCAGAATGTCCATTCAAGCTGGTGCTCAAACGTTAGAGAAGTCTCACGGTGGACGCGGATTGCTACTAGGCGGCGTACCGGGTGTTGAACCTGCGAAAGTTGTCATTGTTGGTGGCGGCGTTGTAGGTGCTAACGCGGCAAGAATGGCTGTCGGCCTTCGTGCAGACGTGACGATTCTAGATCGAAACCTAGATACCCTACGTAAGCTAGACGAAGAATTCCAAGGGCAAGCTAAAGTTGTCTACTCAACTGAAGATGCTATCGAGAAGCACGTTCTAGCAGCAGACCTTGTTGTCGGTGCAGTACTTATCCCAGGTGCTGCAGCACCTAAGCTGATTACTAAAGACCACATCAAGCGAATGAAAACCGGTAGTGCTGTTGTCGATGTTGCAATCGACCAAGGTGGCTGTTTCGAAACATCTCACGCTACAACACACGCAGAACCAACTTACATTGTTGATGATGTCGTTCACTACTGTGTAGCTAACATGCCAGGTGCTGTCGCGCGCACTTCTACTTTTGCATTAAATAACGCGACTCTACCTTACATTATCAAGCTAGCAAACCAAGGCTACCGCGAAGCGCTACTTAGCGACAACGGTTTCCTAGAAGGATTGAACGTAATCCACGGTAAAGTGACTTGTAAAGAAGTAGCAGAGAGCTTCAACCTAGAATACGTAGACGCTGAGAAAGCAATCGCGATGTTCAACTAA
- the yfbV gene encoding terminus macrodomain insulation protein YfbV, whose product MSNKVGLIRSLKSGQKYMDSWPMRKELNLLFPEQRIIKATKFGIKVMPAIAAISVLTQMVFHNEQAMPQAVIIALFAISLPLQGVWWLGNRANTQLPPALAGWYREIHQKITETGFALEPAKSKPRYKELASILNRAFRQLDKTALERWF is encoded by the coding sequence ATGAGTAATAAAGTTGGTTTGATACGCAGCTTAAAAAGTGGTCAGAAGTATATGGACTCTTGGCCTATGCGTAAGGAACTCAATCTGCTTTTCCCAGAGCAAAGAATAATCAAAGCAACAAAGTTTGGCATTAAAGTGATGCCAGCTATTGCAGCGATTAGTGTTTTGACTCAGATGGTGTTCCATAACGAGCAAGCAATGCCGCAGGCGGTCATTATTGCTCTTTTTGCTATTAGCTTGCCTCTACAGGGTGTTTGGTGGTTGGGTAATCGAGCTAATACACAGTTGCCACCTGCATTAGCTGGTTGGTATCGCGAAATTCACCAGAAAATCACTGAAACTGGTTTTGCTTTAGAGCCTGCTAAGTCAAAGCCTCGTTACAAAGAGCTAGCAAGTATTTTGAATCGTGCATTTAGGCAATTAGATAAGACTGCTCTAGAACGTTGGTTTTAA
- a CDS encoding acetate kinase, protein MSKLVLVLNCGSSSLKFAIVDPSTGDEYLTGLAECLYLSDARIKWKLDGKHEAQLGEGAAHDQALAFIVETILASKPELAEQLKAVGHRVVHGGEKFTQSALINDDVVKGIEDCATLAPLHNPAAIIGIKAAQKAFPGLPMVAVFDTAFHQTMPEEAYLYALPYSLYKEHGIRRYGMHGTSHLFITRETAKRLNKPVEETSIINCHLGNGASVCAVKDGKCVDTSMGLTPLEGLVMGTRCGDIDPAIIFHLHDNLGYSVDQINTMLTKESGLQGLTEVTSDCRFVEDNYGEKEEATRAMNVFCHSLAKYIAGYTATLDGKLDAIVFTGGIGENSAPIREMVLNRLGVLGIEVDSEANLAARFGGEGVITTENSRVPAMVISTNEELVIAEDTARLSGL, encoded by the coding sequence ATGTCTAAGCTAGTTTTAGTATTAAACTGCGGTAGTTCATCACTTAAGTTCGCTATTGTCGACCCAAGCACTGGCGACGAATACCTAACAGGTCTTGCTGAATGTTTATACCTTTCTGATGCCCGCATAAAGTGGAAGCTGGATGGTAAACACGAAGCGCAACTAGGTGAAGGTGCAGCTCACGATCAAGCGCTAGCTTTCATAGTAGAGACTATCTTAGCGTCTAAGCCTGAGTTGGCCGAGCAGCTAAAAGCTGTAGGACACCGCGTTGTTCATGGTGGAGAGAAGTTCACTCAGTCTGCACTTATCAATGATGATGTGGTTAAAGGCATTGAAGACTGTGCGACTCTTGCGCCTCTTCATAACCCTGCAGCAATCATTGGTATCAAAGCTGCACAAAAAGCATTCCCGGGTCTACCTATGGTTGCTGTTTTTGATACTGCATTCCACCAAACAATGCCTGAAGAAGCTTACCTATACGCGCTTCCATATAGCCTATATAAAGAACACGGCATCCGTCGCTACGGTATGCACGGCACTTCTCACCTATTTATTACTCGTGAGACAGCAAAACGTCTAAACAAGCCAGTTGAAGAAACCAGCATCATTAACTGCCACTTAGGTAACGGTGCTTCAGTTTGTGCTGTTAAAGATGGTAAGTGTGTAGATACCTCAATGGGTCTTACTCCACTTGAAGGTCTAGTAATGGGTACTCGTTGTGGCGATATCGACCCTGCTATCATTTTCCACCTACATGACAACCTAGGTTACTCAGTTGATCAAATCAACACTATGCTAACTAAAGAGTCTGGTCTACAAGGTCTAACAGAAGTGACTTCTGATTGCCGTTTTGTTGAAGACAACTACGGTGAAAAAGAAGAAGCGACGCGCGCAATGAACGTTTTCTGTCACAGCCTAGCTAAATACATCGCTGGCTACACAGCAACACTTGACGGCAAGCTAGATGCAATCGTATTTACTGGTGGTATTGGTGAAAACTCTGCACCAATTCGCGAAATGGTTCTTAACCGTTTAGGTGTACTTGGTATTGAAGTAGACAGCGAAGCTAACTTAGCAGCGCGCTTTGGTGGCGAAGGTGTCATAACAACTGAAAATAGCCGCGTTCCAGCGATGGTTATCTCAACAAACGAAGAACTCGTTATCGCTGAAGATACGGCTCGTTTGTCAGGACTATAA